In Eupeodes corollae chromosome 3, idEupCoro1.1, whole genome shotgun sequence, a single genomic region encodes these proteins:
- the LOC129949586 gene encoding menin: MSSGNFRPNINSSLFPLKSMSDVVDFFRKCLENTPGDSEPDLTLLSIVAGFIEISLTTGKVAELAVSENSGASNGDSADGECSTFPIVTYEMVNNLYQKYQNILTHIQKPKSGRYANRDVIKRVSDIIWHSLFWSSHKDRAHLQNLYSYLSYNKLDCFGVALGVVAGCQLLGYKDVHLAISEDHAWVVFGKKRQEAVEVTWHGKGSEDKRGQDVTAGIESKAWLYLSGMPVICDRYMEVASIVTAINISLTANVDCVEIAELQQRLLWLLYDMGYLEKYPMALGNLGELEEVSPTIGRKSCEALYIEAIQSAKIYYSNHHVYPYTYQGTYYYRIGKYREAFRSWANAGDVIRLYTYSCRDDEEIYKEFVDIANEMIPYIIKTESSGHSGRSVLRDSEVFANILRFYDGVCQWEEESSTPILHIGWAKPLVNTISKFDYDIRSQVVINVLEESEDFKSTKLKKNPTYATKGNSLRTENKLVEGNNNNSITCYDKLVLPESKLDKKSELSTTLADITAACGEKILNPDFLLQGGGQLFTTDPKYLAARSDAKQNDDVTTSKNTRKQSPLAFPKLILPPISTSPKHILQYDDDYEFMPKHPVIFLHSQKMKGIKDLLLNEKLNTHAISLQVTAHSVVNKKARGAEKSVLNTGCQASVQATESSMVTRPKRARRE; encoded by the exons ATGTCATCTGGTAACTTTCGTCCAAATATTAACAGCTCGCTGTTTCCGTTGAAGTCAATGTCTGACGTTGTGGATTTCTTTCGTAAATGTCTTGAGAATACGCCAGGTGATTCAGAACCGGATCTCACCTTACTTTCTATAGTGGCcggttttattgaaatttcgcTTACAACTGGCAAGGTTGCTGAATTGGCTGTCAGTGAGAATTCTGGGGCTTCAAATGGGGATTCAGCAGATGGAGAATGTTCAACGTTTCCCATTGTCACTTATGAGATGGTGAATAATCTTTACCAGAAATACCAAAACATATTGACTCACATTCAGAAACCCAAGTCCGGACGTTATGCAAATCGCGATGTTATCAAAAGAGTGTCCGATATTATTTGGCATTCTTTGTTTTGGAGTAGTCACAAAGATCGAgctcatttacaaaatttgtacagTTATTTGTCATACAACAAGTTGGATTGTTTCGGAGTTGCTCTTGGGGTGGTTGCTGGTTGTCAATTACTTGGATACAAAGATGTTCATCTGGCAATTTCGGAGGATCATGCTTGGGTTGTGTTTGGGAAAAAACGTCAAGAGGCTGTGGAAGTTACTTGGCATGGAAAAGGAAGCGAGGATAAACGTGGGCAGGATGTAACGGCAGGAATTGAATCAAAAGCTTGGCTTTATTTGTCAGGGATGCCAGTAATTTGCGATCGGTACATGGAAGTTGCTTCGATTGTTACTGCAATAAATATATCTTTAACAGCTAACGTTGATTGTGTAGAGATTGCGGAGTTGCAACAACGCCTTTTGTGGCTGCTCTACGATATGGGATATTTGGAGAAATACCCAATGGCactag gaAACCTTGGAGAACTAGAGGAAGTAAGTCCTACCATTGGAAGAAAAAGCTGCGAGGCATTATACATAGAGGCAATACAATCGGCTAAAATCTACTATAGCAATCATCATGTTTATCCGTATACGTATCAAGGCACTTATTACTATCGCATTGGTAAATATAGAGAAGCTTTTCGATCTTGGGCAAATGCCGGTGACGTTATACGACTGTACACCTACAGCTGTCGCGATGACGAAGAAATATATAAAGAGTTTGTTGATATTGCAAACGAAATGATACCATATATAATAAAAACGGAAAGTTCCGGCCACTCAGGAAGAAGTGTTTTGCGTGATTCTGAAGTTTTTGCTAACATTTTGAGGTTCTATGATGGAGTGTGTCAATGGGAAGAAGAAAGCTCAACTCCTATATTGCACATAGGCTGGGCAAAACCTCTGGTCAAcactatttcaaaatttgactatgACATAAGATCGCAAGTTGTGATAAATGTATTAGAAGAAAGTGAAGATTTTAAATcgacaaaactaaaaaaaaaccctaCTTATGCGACGAAAGGAAATTCTTTGCGGactgaaaataaattagttgaaGGAAATAATAACAATTCAATAACGTGTTACGAC AAACTGGTCCTTCCTGAAAGTAAGCTGGATAAAAAGTCAGAACTATCTACAACTCTTGCGGATATCACAGCTGCTTGTGgggaaaaaatattgaatcctGATTTTCTCCTCCAAGGAGGCGGACAATTATTCACTACTGATCCAAAGTACCTTGCAGCACGTAGCGATGCAAAACAAAACGACGACGTCACAACTTCAAAAAACACTCGTAAACAAAGCCCACTTGCATTTCCCAAACTTATATTGCCTCCTATATCAACATCACCAAAGCATATTTTACAATATGACGATGACTATGAGTTTATGCCCAAACATCCGGTAATATTCCTACACAGCCAGAAGATGAAAGGCATCAAAGACTTGCTTTTAAATGAAAAGCTCAATACCCATGCTATTTCGCTACAAGTTACGGCTCATTCAGTTGTAAATAAGAAAGCCAGAGGAGCcgaaaaatcagttttaaacACAGGATGTCAGGCCAGTGTCCAAGCAACAGAATCTTCAATGGTCACACGACCGAAAAGAGCACGACGTGAATAA